In the Topomyia yanbarensis strain Yona2022 chromosome 3, ASM3024719v1, whole genome shotgun sequence genome, one interval contains:
- the LOC131686763 gene encoding muscle LIM protein Mlp84B-like isoform X1, which translates to MPFKPAENPKCPKCNKSVYAAEERVAGGHKWHKGCFKCGMCGKMLDSTNCAEHENELYCKNCHGRKYGPKGYGFGGGAGCLSMDSGAQFQSADDGTNGHIEPKAILKAPEGEGCPRCGGYVYMAEQMLARGRAYHKGCFKCGECKKNLDSVNCCEGPNREIYCRVCYGKKFGPKGYGYGQGGGALQSDSTDLISEFTPRTVAADTSAIKASPGEGCPRCGGVVFAAEMVLSKGREWHRKCYKCRDCTKTLDSIIACDGPDRDVYCKTCYGKKWGPHGYGFACGSGFLQTDCMSEDQLAAQKPSVPMDTTSIKAPAGQGCPRCGGMVFAAEQQLAKGTMWHKKCFNCAECHRPLDSMIACDGPDKEIHCRACYGKLFGPKGFGFGHTPTLVSTDVQSSPAYTDFKPMNGPKATDGKGCRRCGYSVYEAEKMLSKNLMWHKRCFSCFDCHKSLDSTNLNDAPNGEIYCKGCYGRNYGPRGVGFGIGAGALTMT; encoded by the exons GAATGTGCGGCAAGATGCTTGACTCCACAAACTGCGCAGAGCACGAGAATGAGCTCTACTGCAAAAACTGCCACGGACGCAAATACGGCCCCAAGGGTTACGGATTCGGTGGCGGCGCTGGATGCCTATCGATGGACAGCGGTGCCCAGTTCCAGTCGGCGGACGATGG AACTAACGGACACATTGAGCCGAAAGCGATACTGAAAGCACCCGAAGGAGAAGGTTGCCCTCGCTGTGGTGGATATGTTTACATGGCCGAGCAAATGTTGGCACGTGGAAGA GCCTATCATAAAGGATGTTTCAAATGCGGCGAGTGCAAGAAGAATCTCGACTCGGTGAACTGCTGCGAGGGTCCGAACCGTGAAATCTACTGCCGAG TGTGCTACGGTAAGAAGTTTGGTCCCAAGGGATACGGCTACGGTCAAGGCGGTGGAGCTTTGCAATCCGATAGTACCGATCTGATTAG TGAATTTACACCGAGAACAGTGGCCGCAGATACATCGGCCATCAAGGCATCGCCGGGTGAGGGATGTCCCCGTTGCGGAGGTGTGGTCTTCGCTGCCGAGATGGTTCTATCGAAGGGGCGCGAATGGCATCGCAAGTGCTACAAGTGCCGCGACTGTACCAAAACTTTGGACTCCATCATCGCTTGTGACGGGCCGGATAGAGACGTGTACTGCAAGACCTGCTACGGCAAAAAGTGGGGACCACACGGATATGGATTCGCATGCGGTTCCGGTTTTCTGCAGACGGATTGCATGTC TGAGGACCAGTTGGCTGCTCAGAAGCCATCAGTCCCGATGGATACGACATCTATCAAGGCTCCGGCCGGGCAGGGCTGCCCACGCTGCGGCGGAATGGTGTTTGCAGCCGAACAACAACTGGCCAAGGGCACAATGTGGCACAAGAAGTGCTTCAACTGTGCCGAATGTCACCGACCGTTGGACTCGATGATTGCCTGCGATGGTCCCGATAAGGAAATCCATTGCCGTGCCTGCTACGGAAAGCTGTTCGGACCGAAGGGATTCGGTTTCGGACACACCCCAACTTTGGTGTCAACCGATGTGCAGTCTTCTCCGGCGTA CACCGACTTCAAACCGATGAACGGCCCGAAGGCAACCGACGGCAAGGGCTGCCGTCGCTGTGGATACTCCGTGTATGAGGCGGAGAAGATGCTCAGCAAGAATTTGATGTGGCACAAGCGGTGCTTCAGCTGCTTCGACTGTCACAAATCGCTGGACTCCACGAACCTCAACGATGCACCGAACGGGGAAATCTACTGCAAAGGCTGCTACGGACGGAATTACGGTCCGCGTGGCGTCGGTTTTGGCATAGGCGCCGGTGCACTCACCATGACGTAG